AATAATCATCTTCCCAACAGTTTCTCCTTAATGGACCTCTTGTTAATTATTCTTAGACAGTCACATTTTCCAACACAATTAAGGGACTCGAATTTGTGATACCATTCTAAGCTGCTTtagaaatttcaaaaaatttagtttGTGTTTGTTTTCCATACTTCTCTTTGGCTGTCTTTTAACATGATCagtcattttttttatagtcAGACTTAAAAATTCTTCCAATATCCAAACTAATGGTAATTTTTTCATTGACTGAGGTGTCTTCTTATTATTTCAAAACTTTTTTGTCATCTCTCTGTCTTCCCTAACTTTCACTCTTTTCTTAACCTAATCTGCCTTTatctatttttcaaatttattttgataCAAATTATCCGAGATAGAAATTTCCATCAACCTTTGACAATCTTTAGCAATGTGGCCTAGATGAGCACATTATGTGCAAAAAACTCTAAGTCTCTCATATCGCAACTCCACTTTCatcgtttttttttattagaatcatTTATATCTTTAAATATCATTATAGATATTTATATTTACCTGTCTTTGCTATTATTCTTAGataaaaatgagaaaaagaaaagtcattctataaaaaaaattaaaatattaattaaaagtgactagaaaaaattaatttatatacttGCCCATATTTCgtattgtaattaaaaaaaagaacgGATGACAATACATTTAGTACATCAAATTTAAAGTCAGAGTCTATTGTGaactaataactaaaaaaatcatTATTGGATGTGTGTAATGAATATAATACATCATACCAAATAGGGAATTTCattgtaatttaaattttatattcaactagagcgtttttttttttttttttttgcataattTGCTTGGAGTAGCTCTGTGCAGTAGGTATGAAGTATGAACTAATCGGACaatttaagttaattttttatttgtttgtctACAGCATTTTTTAATCTGACAGGTTAAAAGTTAATTTGTTGTGAATTTAAGCtctatttaataattaatctGCTAATGAGTTGGTGCACGCATAAGATAGAATTAAAGTATTTCGACACTTATTTAAACGAACTAGTAAGGACTCTACCATTTCAAATTGAATGACAATTTAAGTTACTAGCAGTAGTATATTAGTATTtcattaaacaaataaatagaaagttagaagaagatgaagagaccaataagacaaaattaaaatattttcatacTTATTTAACCAAACTAGTGTGAGTGAGCTGAGCACCTGAATATTCTAAATTCATTGGCAATTTAAGTTACTAGCAGTAGTATATTAGTATTtcattaaacaaataaatagaAAGTTAGAAGAAGACGAAGAGACCAATAatttttccctccaaaactcAGAATGTGAAGTTAAGTGAACTATCATCAAGAATTTAATGCCCCACACTTATCACAAGTCACAATAAATCGCAGAACAGTGAGTAACTATGAATCGTAACAATGAGActccaaagaagaagaagagccTCTTATTTGAATCCTCAAACCCAAACCTTACTAACTTCCCACGCCGCTTAAGCGTCGCAGATATTCTTCTCACCGGTGACGAAGGCGAAAACGACGCTAATTCCATGGCCGGCGTCGGAAAACCTTCGCTGTCTGCCAGATGCTATTCGCCTTGGCGACTTCTTGCTAGGTTGCTTAAGGTTCTGAGGCACACTAAGGGACACACAGTGGCTCTGCGACGGAGGCAGCAGAATGAGACTCCTCACTCCACCGCGACGACGCCGTCGCTGATAAACGTATCAAATGGCAGTAAGGAGTTCGGTGAGAAGCTCTCATTATTTTTTTCCGATTTTTTCGTTAAGTTAATTTTGGTAATTTTAACTGTTTTGTAACTTGCTTATGCTTATGCTTATGCTTCATTCGCATGTGAATAGTGATGTACACAAAATTTTACCTGAGTCTTTGATctgactgttttttttttttttttggtgacttttGATCTGACTGTATTTAATATAGTGGATTGTGATTTCATCTCCTTACAATTTCTGATTAACCTAAACCTTTGTAATTAACCCAATGCGATTTCCTAGTTCAAATCTTGAAATTAGCAAACATTTTTGGGagtattattttgtttattagCGGGATTAAGATTCACCGTTGTATCTGTTGATCGATCGTTTTTGTTTATATGTTTTTCCCAGGAGGTGATTAGTATGCCATCAAATgctaaaatactaaaatatatttattttacagAAAATCGCTAGCAGTCTTTAACAATTTTGGCTAGCATTAGCGAGCACacaaaaattttactaatttcTGTGTGCAAACTCTGGTAAATGTATGTAAGTGCAACTGTATTGACTCCTGAGTGCAAACTCGATAAATATAGGTGCAAATTGTATGCTTCTTGCATGTAAGGCCTGTAAATGTGGGTGTATAATATTACTagttcaaaataataatatttgctAGCCATGAAACattgatatttattttattgtttggTATAACATGCAAAATTGTTTCACCCGTTCCTTCTCTTCGCAATTTCCCTTCATAATCAGTGACGAGTTATGCATTTTTCTCCTTGATAGTTACTTCATAATGTTGTTGATGTGTTCTGCAGGAGAGTTGCACGATGATGCTTCTTTTAAGCTAGGAGTTGGTTGTGGTTTACTATATATGATTGCAGCTAGTAAAAATGAGCTTGGGAAGATGGTTGAAttaaggaaagaaatggaaatgCTCCTTCAAAATGTGAAAGGGGTACTGCAGAGTAAAGATGCACTTATCAAGCCATTGAAGCAGAATGAGGCTCTTGCCTGTTCCATAACTGATGTTCAAGAAGTTTCCGACTTTCACAGTCCTCTTTCAGTTCATTCAAAAACACCATATGTTCACCAAGAGTCAACAAGTGCAGTGGTTCATAAACATTTTCTAGAATATAATATAAATGACCGTAATAAACTTGCAGAAGAAATAAATGAGCTTGAGGCAGAATTTGAGGTTGAGTTAGAACGGTTGCAGCTGTATATGGAGAGAGAAGCTGTGTATGAAGATGCAAAACACGAAATATTTAAGGTAGAATTTTCATAGAGTAATTCTCATTCGTATATTCATTTTCTTATTCTGATATCTATTAAATCAACCGAGAACAATTTTGTGTCCGTCCATCAATATCAATTTTATCAAGTGAAATTCCCTTTGAGGAATGCATCTACAAATATCTCATTACTCTTCTGTTTAGAAAAGTATTGTGGGGTTAGTTTAATCTGGTATGAGAAGGAGTAACggctttttaataatttttgtcaAGCTGTTGATTATGTTTTGGGTTTGTTCTTTACTTCTGTTCTTGGTTATTAACTTATTATCCATTCCATAGTGGCTGAAATCGGTATTTGGCAGGTAAATGCTGAGGACTCCCATTCAAAGAGCCATAGTTTGAGTTCTGGTGAAATAGTAATGGACCCGCAAGGAGCATGTGCTGATGTATCTTTTGCAGTTCCTCCAGTTGAACTGGAGAGAAGATTGCATGAACTGCTACAAGCAAGAATGCAAGAACAGATATCGGAGTTGGAGTCTGCTTTAGAATGCACCACTCATAAGCTTGCTGAGAAAGAGATTGAGGTTACTTGGTGGAAAGACACTGCAAAACTTGTGTCGCAGCACCTTCCAGAAACTTCTCGGTTTACTTTCCGTCTTGATCCTGATACTGCTTTGAAGTTGAGTCAAGTTTTATAGCTTTTGAAAGAGTGAAGTATAGGCCATTGTGGTTTTTGCACAACGTAGTAACAACCTGTTGCTCCATTTTTCcttttcatttaaatttctggTTCAGTCATGGAGCAAATAGTTCGGACTTTGGAGGTTCTCAATAGCTTTGGTGATATAATTGATATGGCAAAATGGAGGAAGCTAAATAGTTTCCCACTTTTAGAGTAATATACTCGATGCATGTGAATGTGAATGTGAATGTCGCTTTCTATATGTATATTTTGTCAACATTTTTTCTCCCTAAATTGTGAAGCtctctatttttatttctcCTCTGTGGGTTAGGAAATCTATGTTTTCTGTAACACAATGATCTTCACATTGGCAGAAGGACGCATAAAAGGATGCGTTGTGTGCATTCAATCGTCCTTGTTATTAATCAAACGCTCCGTATTCCCGTGAACGAAGAAGAAATGTTTTTACTAAAGAAAAAGTTGAAATGTCAATTTCTATCATTTACTCTTGCCTTTTGAAGGACCACAGCAGACAGCACATAAATGTagtttttttaatcaaattgtCCCCTCAACCCCCCGGCCCTTCTTTTTCCTCCACCTTTGtcgttatttatttatttattggtcATGGgtcgttttttatttttaatactagTTCCTGGATGGCGAAACACAAAAAATGGGCTTTTCTGATCTTTTTCTGAGTTATGGTAAGAGTCAATGACTGGCCCGAAATCACTCAGCCCGTTTCCTGAGGAGAGAGACGACCCATGACTGGGAGCATTTTGGTGATTGACCGAAAAGTGAGGGGGAGAGACAGAACTAAGGATAAAAAAGTGAGCATTTTTGTAAAAGTAACCCAAGTCGTTTTCTACTCATACTCTCCAAGTCTCAACACCATTCTTTCATCTGGTTGAAGCGACAAAGaggtgaaaaagaaaattaactaTAAAGAGTAAGAAAAATGTTTGGCCCGTAACATGAATAACAATCTCAAGGTTCTGAAAGCCGTGCGGGACTGGTCGGTCTGACCGGTCTAACTGCAAACTGGACACAAATGCAGTTCGATTCAacattaaaaagtaaaaaccgTTGAATTGGTCGGAAACTAACAGGTTAGATCGAACTGAGACCTGACCGATTCTCTTGAAGCGACGTCGTTTGCCTTGTTACGAAAAAGAGCGCGCCAAGATTCTCTTCGGTCCTCACCCCATTCTTCTGCGCTGCAGTCCTCCTCCCCAAATCACAATCCTAGGTCACAGAAGTCTCCCCCACCTCCGTAGGAAGTAAGAATCAGCGCCGCCGGCCATTGCTCTCAGGCACCTTGAAACCTCCAACCAAGCTTCCCTCTctcaaagaaagaaaaatggtGACAAACCCTAGCCTCTGTTGTCACCGTCGTTCTTCCCCATCTTTTTTTCTTCGTGCGTCACCAGCTTCTTCGCCTGGTCCCGTGGCCTCATCGTCCGTCACCAGGTCCAGTTCGTCGCGTCGTCAGCTTCTTTGCCTGGTCCAGTTCGTCGTCCGTTGCGTCGCCAGGTCCAGTTCGTCGTCGCTGCTGCCAGCTTCTCTGCGTCACATTGTtgctccctctccctctccttCAAATCTATGCTCACTGCCCTCGCCGAAAGATTCTTGTGATAAATTGATACTGGCTTGTTGACTTGATAATGGCTTAGTGAATTGGCTGGAATTAAGTTACGCCATGGTTTCTGTAGGAGGAGCATTATATATCTACTATTATCCGTGTTCCCTTTTTAATTACAATTTGATTTCATTATATGTTGGGTTTTGTGGTGATTCTtttgcaaaatcataaaaagaagTTTTGTAATTAATCattattgaaaacaaaaatgaatgTTACTTTGGTATTTGATCAACCATTTTGCTATCAACATGTTATTTCCGTTAACAAAATTTCGGAATTGAATTTACAggtttcttaatttttatagGAGTTAGTTTGTTAATCTTGTGCTTATATCGTAACTGTTAATTTCAGTTATTGATAATATAAATTAAGAAGCATTTGCTAATGTTTTCTGCTAATCAAGTAGCATTTGCTTAGATTGTGACTATCTTCCATTTTTTCTCTTCGAATATGCTCTGTTCAAACTGGTTTCTGCCTCAGTATATGCTGAATGTTTTCAATATTCTCTTATAATTGGGGATTGTATGAATTATTATATGTTCATTATATGCCTCAGTCATTGTTTTACTTTTTGGCTCAActagattaaaataatattctttgtttttaactTGTACACTGTAATTCAATCcagttatttttaataaaaatataactatgTTAATTGTCTACAAATCTactgtaaatttttgcattttaacgattgatgataaatttttatgttagacattttgattttgaatatttttttttgctatgtaatttttgtgattgtattttaataaaattataagattTTAATTTGGTCGATGACATTTTATGTAGCACTTTAAATTTGggagatattttaaaattatttattattttattataaaatgatTTTTTCGGTTGAATTACGATTGAATTGGTTGGACTAATAAACCAATAACAAAAACGGTTCGATGATAAGTGTTGGTCAGTGTAGTTTAgaaattgttatttgtttatgagTTATGCTAGATAATCAATAACTTTCTTGAACAACATGAATAATCACCAATCAAATCAAAACACACTATACATCTAAATTATCTCcaatatatctattatttacattgtttaatattttcattatctacctatacttttcctttattatgttattgttgttaaaaAATAGTTTTGTTGTATATATATGAGTATTTGGCTAATTAGAGTAAGATAGATGTTATGGGTTATgatgaaattttttaaagaataatGTTATTAAATTTAGTAATATAGCTGCTATTTGCTATATTGTTAttatatctaattttaaaatacagatataataaaaaaatacatgtGATTAGTAACTGGATttactctaaatttttttaataaatttattaatatatttagaaaaaataaCTAACTGTTTACATttacatttatatttataataaaatatttagttGAATTTAGTAATACCTGTACTGAAATATATGTGATTAGTTTTAAATTTACTTTAAGGTTTTTGTTATATTTAGTAATAAGTTTCGGAGAA
This sequence is a window from Arachis stenosperma cultivar V10309 chromosome 10, arast.V10309.gnm1.PFL2, whole genome shotgun sequence. Protein-coding genes within it:
- the LOC130958167 gene encoding protein POLAR LOCALIZATION DURING ASYMMETRIC DIVISION AND REDISTRIBUTION-like, translating into MNRNNETPKKKKSLLFESSNPNLTNFPRRLSVADILLTGDEGENDANSMAGVGKPSLSARCYSPWRLLARLLKVLRHTKGHTVALRRRQQNETPHSTATTPSLINVSNGSKEFGELHDDASFKLGVGCGLLYMIAASKNELGKMVELRKEMEMLLQNVKGVLQSKDALIKPLKQNEALACSITDVQEVSDFHSPLSVHSKTPYVHQESTSAVVHKHFLEYNINDRNKLAEEINELEAEFEVELERLQLYMEREAVYEDAKHEIFKVNAEDSHSKSHSLSSGEIVMDPQGACADVSFAVPPVELERRLHELLQARMQEQISELESALECTTHKLAEKEIEVTWWKDTAKLVSQHLPETSRFTFRLDPDTALKLSQVL